CCCGCGAGGATGTAGCTTGTGAGACTGACCAATTCGATCGCGATGTACATCATGAGCAGATTCGCCGCACCCGACATGAGGACCATCCCGAGTGTCAGCGCCGCGATGAAGCAGTAATATTCGCCCGTGTGCCTGGCCTCGAGCAGCAGTTCGCGCGATTGCAGCGAAAAGACCACGATAACCATGCTCGTCACGATAATCAGGTATTTGAAAAAGACCGAGAACGGATCGACCGCGTACATCCCGCTGAAAATACTCACCGGTGTGTCGGGCGAGAACGGGAGCTGAATGAGCGCAGCGGCGAGGCCGACAAAAACGAGAATTCCTGTCGCTTTTGCGCCGTTCGGACGCGAACGCCGTCCCGCGGCGAATTCGATGATCATCGCGAGGATGAACGTCAGCGCCAGGGTGATCTCCGGCCAGAAATGCGTGGTGCTTTGGAGAATGATGTCAGGCATAGTGGATGACTCGTTGAAGTGTCGGCGGAAAAGTGATCCGGAACCGCTCTAGAATCCGAGCAGCGCCTGACTTGCCTGCGCGCCGGTTTTCACAAATCGGACGAGATGGTCCAATGAAGTGGTCATGTAGTTTAATGCGGGAGAGGGCCACACGCCGAGCACGAGGATGATGACCGCGAGCGGCGCAAGCGAAATGATCTCGCGCGGTGTGACGTCGGGCAGCACGTTCTCCCATTTCTCGGGAAGTTTGCCCATGAACACGCGCTGGAACGTCCACAGCATGTAGCCGGCGCCCAGAACGATGCCGAGCGTCGATAGGATGGTCCAGAACTTGTCCGCCTGGAAGGCGCCGAGGAAGACGAAGGCCTCGCTCACAAAACCGCTGAGCGACGGCAAGCCGATGGCCGCAAAGAAGGCAATGACCGTGAAGAACGAGTAGAGCGGCATCTTGTTGTACACGCCGCCGAATTCGTTGAGTCCGCGTGTGTGAGCCCGATCGTAGAGCACACCCACGAGGAGGAAAAGCATGGCCGTGATCGTGCCGTGGTTGAACATCTGGAACACCGCGCCGGTCATGCCCTGCACGTTCAGCGACGCCATGCCCAGTATCACATAACCCATGTGCGAGATCGACGAATAGGCGATGAGTTTCTTGAAGTCGGTCTGAGCCATCGCACACAGTGCTCCGTACACGATGTTCACAAAACCGAAGATCATCAGTGCCTTCTGGAAGTACACCGCGAACTCGGGGAAAATCGGGAAGCTGATGCGCAGCATGCCGTAGGTTCCCATCTTCAGCAGCACGCCCGCGAGGATGACGGAGATGGCCGTCGGCGCCTCAACGTGCGCGTCGGGAAGCCAGGTGTGGAACGGAAATACCGGCACCTTGATCGCAAAGGCGATGAAGAGCCCGATGTACGCATACATGCGCGCATTGCTGCCGATCGACGAGAATATTCCCGATGTCATGTTTGCGGGATCCATCATCGCAAGCATGTTGAAGGTGTGCGCGCCGGTGGCGGGATCGATGGTGCTGAAATACAGGCCGATCATCACAAGCAGCAGGAGTACGGAACCCGCGAGCGTGTAGATGAAGAACTTGATCGCCGCGTATTCCCTGCGGGGACCGCCCCAGATACCGATCAGGAAGTACATGGGAAGCAGCATCAGTTCCCAGAAGATGTAGAACAGGAAGAGGTCCATCGCGCAAAACACGCCCATCATGCCCGCGTCGAGCAGAAGGAACATCGCGAAGTATCCCTTGTGCTGCTTGTCGATGCTGAACGAGGCGAAGACTGCGAGGAAACTGATGATCGCGGTCAGCACCACCATCGGCATCGAGAGGCCGTCAATGGCCATGAAATACTCGATACGAATTTCACCGAACCACGGTGTCTGCGGTATCGAGATCCACGGCACGCGTTCGACGAGCTGCATGGTTTTGACATCGTTGATGCCGGGCAGCGCCGCATTGAATGCCATCACGACGGCAACCGCGAGCAGGACCTGCAGGCCCGTGACGATGACGGACACGGCGCGAATCGCGCGCACATTGTCCTTGTTGAGGAAAAGCACGAGGATCATTCCCATGATGGGAAGAAACGTGATGACAGAAAGAATGGGGAAATTCATCAATCCTCCACCAGAAGGCTATCGTTACTCAATGTTCGAATTCTGCACGGATGTATGAGACGGCGTGTGATGCTCAATAATACACATAGAAGAGCACGATGACGCCGAGAATGAGAAAGGCGATATAGGTCTGAATGCGCCCGGTCTGCGTCTTGCGGAACAGTATTCCGAAGAACCCGACGGCGTAGCCCGTGAAATTCACAAGTCCGTCGACGACGTACTTGTCGAACTGGCCGCTCAGCCACGACTGGAAGCGGGTCACGGAGGCGACACCATTCACGGCGCCGTCCACAACTTTTGCGTCGAACCAGGCCATGGCGCGGGTTACCATCAGCAGGAAGGGAACAACCACCCACTGTTCGTATATCTCGTCGAAAAACCACTTCTTACTCAAGAACACGTGCAAAGGACGAACGCGCGCGGTAAACGCGTCGACGTCGATCATCTTGCGTCGGTACACGCCCCACGCGACGAGGATGCCGAGACCCGCCACAAGCAGCGATGTTATCATCGCCGACATGTGCGCCTGATGCATTCCGTGCGTGAAGGTTTCCTGCGCGGGATTCACTGTTGCTTCCGCGGGCGCGGCGGCGTGGTCACCGGCTGCGGGTGCGGTCGTCTCGTGAGTCTCGGCCGTATGCGCGGGCGCCGCGGTTTCATGCCCTTCGCCATGCGAAAAGGCGTACCAATTCTGGCCGGTGACGGTGACAGGCACCGGCAACGACTTCAGTATCCAACCGGATGCCGCGCCGAAGGGATTAAACGAAAACACAAACCACAGCGAGAGTGTCGCGAGCACGATCAGCGGCGTCTTCATCGTCACGGGGGACTCGTGCAGATGCGCGTACACATCCGCGCGTTTGGGTTCGCCATGGAAGGTCAGGAACACGAGACGGAACATATAGAACGCGGTGAGCATCGCGACGCCGAAACCGATGTACGGCATCAGCAGGCCCAGACCGCCGCGCAGCGACCCGAAGGCCCAGGCACCGGCGAGTATTTCGTCCTTGCTCATGAATCCCGAGAAGAGCGGCACACCGGAAATGGCGAGCGTCGCAACGAGGAAGGTCAGGTATGTCACCGGAAGCTTCCCTTTCAGGCCGCCCATGTTGCGGATATCCTGGGGGTCGGTTTCGTGGTCGTGCAGGTGATGCAAGCTGTGATGCATCGCGTGGATCACGGAGCCGCTGCCAAGGAAGAGGCAGGCCTTGAACATCGCGTGTGTCACAAGATGGAAAATGCCCGCCTGATAGGCGCCGACACCGAGCGCCAGAACCATGTAGCCGAGCTGGCTCACTGTCGAGTACGCGAGCACTTTCTTGATGTCGTTCTGCGCGATGGCGATTGTAGCCGAAATGAACGCGGTGAGCGCGCCCGTGACGGCGATCACAAACAGCGCGTCACCGGAGAGCATCGGGAAAACGCGCGCAACGAGGTACACACCCGCCGCAACCATCGTCGCGGCGTGGATGAGGGCGCTGACGGGCGTCGGACCTTCCATTGCGTCGGGAAGCCATGTGTGCAACGGGAACTGCGCGCTCTTGCCCACAGCGCCGCAGAAGATGCAGATGCCCGCGACCGTCAGCCAGGTCTCGGATCCGAAAGGCAGATTGCCCGCGCTGATGGACGCAAATATCTTGTCGAAACTGAATGTGCCGTAATTGGTGAACAGGATCATGATGCCGATCCACATGCCGATGTCGCCGATGCGGTTCACGAGGAACGCCTTCTTCGACGCGTAGGCCGGACCCGGCTTCTCGTACCAGAAACCGATCAGCAGATAACTGCTCAAGCCCACCAGCTCCCAGAAGATGTACATCATCAGGATGTTGTTCGTGACAACAATGCCCATCATCGAAAAAGTGAACAGGCCCAGATAGGCGAAGTATCGCGAGTACTTGGCATCACCATGCATGTACCCGATCGAAAACAGATGCACCAGCGCCGAGATGAGCGACACAACCACGAGCATGATGCCGACAAGGTTGTCGATCATGATCCCGAGTTCGATACGCATCGGAATATTCTGGCCGAACACCGTCATCGTGGTATTGAAGTCCACCCATGTAAACGTGCTCTGCACAGGCGCGGCGGGGAATCCCGGAATCGATCCCGCGGGAACAGAGGTGACCGACCCTATCATCACCACCAGCGACAGCGCCAGCGTGAGGAAGAGTATCGCTGTTCCGACAAAATCGCCCTGGCGCGGAAGTCGTTTCCCGAACGCGAGGAGAATTACAAACGACGCCAGAGGAAGAAAGAGTATGGCGATCGTGAGTGTGGTGAGGGTCTGAGGAGACATGGCGTTTCTGCTGTTTCGCGGAATAGTGCGAAATGGTCCCGCAGTATCGATGCGGGGGTGTTACTGCATTTGAACGATTTTGAATTCGATGCGGCGGTTGCGCGCGCGGCCCGCCTCGGTCGTGTTCGGGGCGAGGGGCTGCGTCGAGCCGTAGCCGCGCGCGCTGAGGCGCGCCGCGTCGATGCCCTTCGCAACGAGATAGTTTTTCACGGCATTGGCGCGGCGCAGCGAAATGTCCTTGTTCAGCTTCGCCTTGCCGACATTGTCGGTGTGACCGCCGATTTCGACTTTCATGCCGGGATTGTCGACGAGAGTCTTGTACGCGTCGTCGAGCGCCGTGATGGAACCGGGCAACAGATCTGCCTTGGCCGTCTCGAACTCGACATTCTGGAGAATGATCTTTGCGCCCTTTTTCAGAACCGGCGCGGTTTCGGATGCCGGCTCGGCCGCGTCGTCGGGACATCCGTCGTCGTCGTTCACACCGTTCCGCGTCTCGGGCTGCAGCGGACACTTGTCGCGTCCGTCCGCCAATCCGTCGCCATCCGTGTCGGCCTTTAACGGATCGGTGTTGCGCGTGATTTCGTCGCCATCGAGCAAGCCGTCGTTGTCGGTGTCGGCAACGAGCGCCTTGGTCTTGTGCCGGTTCACTTCGTCGCCGTCGCGCAGACCGTCGGCATCCGTGTCGGCCTTCAACGGATCAGTTCCCTGCCCCGCTTCCTCATTGTCGCGGAGACCGTCGTTGTCGGTGTCGGGATTGCGCGGATCGGTGCGCAGGCCGCGCACTTCCTCGGCGTCGTTTATCGTATCGCCGTCGGTGTCGGTCTTGAGCGGATCACTCTTGTGCGTGCGCACTTCCGCGCCGTCGTCCAGCCCGTCGCGATCAGTGTCACGGTTCAACGGATCCGTGCCCTGCGCCACTTCGTCGCCGTCGCGCAGACCGTCGCCGTCGGTGTCGTCGATCAGCGGATCGGTCTTTTTTGCCAGTTCCTCGCCATCGGTCAGGCGGTCGTCGTCGGTGTCGGTCTTGAGAGGATCGGTCTTGGTCGTGTAGACCTCTTCCCTGTCGTTGATGCCGTCGCCGTCGCTGTCGGGATTCAAGGGATCGGTGCCGCGCGAAATTTCGTCGTTGTCGGAGAGCCCGTCGTCGTCGCGGTCGTTCTCGCCGAACAGATAGAACTGCAGCGAAAGCGAACCCGTCGCCCACGAATCGTTCGCTTCGGACGAGTGCACCGTGTATCGCTGATCGATACGGGCGAAGTTCTCGATGGTCTCCTTGCCGAATCCGTCGAGCATGTCGCCGCCCTGCCCGAGCACAAAGCGGTACGTGAAATCGAGGTTAATTGACAGAATATCGGACAGCAATATGTCGAATCCGAGACCCAGCGGAATGACGGTCTTCACGTTTGCGTCGGCCGGAAGATCCGACAGCATGGATTCGATGACCGCGCCTTTTTTCAGATAGAATGTTTCCTCGCCGAAGGTGACGTTCAGCAGCGGATCGCCGTTGGGCATTCTCCGTTCGACATTGGAATTGCTGAAGTTCAGCATGCCGGCGCCGAAGGAGATGTAGGGATTGAAGCTGCGGCGCGGGAACATGTTCACCAGCACGCGCCCCTCGACAAAAAAGAGCTTGTCGACTTCGAGAACCTGATGTTTGACGTCGGTGAGCGGCGTCCCCGGCACTCCGGTGCCGCCGAGGCGCGGATCGCGGAAAAACTGGGTCGCGTAGCTGTCGGAGAATTTCGCCTGCCAGCGGCGGTTGTAGATGTAATTTCCGATGCCGCCATTGATCTGCGCGGCCACTTCCGGAACAAAGAAATATTTGGCATGGGCGCCGAAGAACGTCCCAAAATGCTGGTCGGTGAATTCCCCGAAATACTTTGTCGCGCCGCCGTCGACACCGATGACGAGTTTGCGGCTCGGATCCCAGCTATACGTGATTTTCTGGGCGAGCACGGGCGCGGCAGTACCGAGAGCCGCGAGGAGCAATATGGGGAGCAGGCGTTTCATGCGGATAGACCTTTCTTGGGCTTCCTCACTCGCGGAGCTTGTCGATTTCGTCGGCGTTCACCGTCTGATACTGACGATAGATCTGCAGCACGATCGCGAGCGCCACGGCGGCTTCGGCCGCGGCGAGGATGATGACAAACACGGCCGTCACATGCCCGTCGATGTTCATCGCCTGAAAGCGCGAGAAGGCGACGAGGTTGATGTTGGCCGCGTTCAGGATGAGTTCTATGCCCATAAGCATGAGCACCGCGTTGCGGCGCGTCGCGAGGGCCAGAACGCCGAGCGAGAAAAGGATCGCCGCGACGACGAGGTAGTGGGAAAGTCCGATGGTCATGCTGACTCCTTCTTCGAGGAATCGGCGCGCGCTATCATCGCGGCGCCCATGATGGTGACGAGCAGAAGGATGCCGATGATTTCGAACGGCAGGAGATACGTGCTCATCAGGCGTTCACCGATGGCGGCGGTTGTCCCCTGCACGTCGGGCAGCACGCCCGCGTCGATCCACGTTGCGCGTGTGACGAGCAACACCAGGGTTCCGAGCAGCACACCCGCGATGATGGTGGCGGGCAGCGTGTGCAGGGTGCCGCTGGTCACGTCGACGTTGGTGACGCGGTTCGTGAGCATGACTCCGAAAATGATCAGGATCAGGATGCCGCCGATGTAGACCATGACCTGCGCGACGGCGAGGAAATCCGCCTGCAGGAACACGTAGAGTCCGGCGACGCCGAGGAAGGTGAAGAGCAGCGCAAACGCCGCGTAGATGACGTTGCGGGCGAAGGCCACAACCATCGCCGAACACACGGTGATCGCGGCAAAGACGTAAAAGAGGATATCGGCCATGTGCATGCGATGGTTTATGCTGGTGCGTTGCTGTCTGTCGCGGGGGGTGCGGGCGGAGCCGCCGCAGCCGCTGCTGCCGCTGCCGCTGCTTCCTTCTTTTTGGCTTCGGCCGCCGCGGCCTTCTTGGCATCCTGCTCCGCCTGATAGATGTCGGCTGCGGACTGTTTCTCGGCGACTTCGGCGGCGGTCATGGTGCTGAAACGATAGACGAGATCGTTGCGGTTGTATTCCGAGAACTCGAACACGTCGGTCATCTTGATACACTCGGTTGGGCACGGGTACACGCAGAGCCCGCAGTAGCAGCACTTCGCGATGTCGATGTCGAAACGCGACACCCAGAGCCGCTTCTTGTTGCCCGTGGAGGTCGCGCCGAGATCGTCGGTCGGCAGGGCCTTGATGGTCTCGATGGCGATGCAGTTCACGGGACATGCCTTCGCGCACTGATCGCACCCGATGCAGTCGTCCATGTTCACGTACAACCTGTTGCGCACGCGGTCGGGCAATTCACGCTTCACATTCGGATACTGTATCGTCACCTTCTTCGTGAAGAGGTGGCTCCATGTGATGCGCATACCGACGAGCACGGTCCAGATGCCGTCCTTGATGTCTTGCAGATAACCGCTCATGACGAGGTGCCTTTGCGTGGATGAGTACTACACGATCATGACGAGGAAACCGACGATAAGCGCGATCCCGAACGAGAACGGGATGAGCACTTTCCAGCACATGTACATGAGCTGATCGACACGCAGACGCGGCAGCGTCCAGCGGAGCCAGATCATGACAAAGACCAGGAACATGCCCTTGAACGCGAGCCACCCGAACTGCTCGAGTGCGCCCAGCCAGGGCACGCCCACGAGTTCACCGATGGTGGTGCCGTACGGGGTCTGCCAGCCGCCAAGGAACACGATCGCGGCGATGGCCGAAACGAGGAACATGTTCGAATACTCGGCCATGTAGAACATGGCGAACTTCATGCTGCTGTATTCGGTGTGATACCCCGACACGAGTTCCGATTCGGCCTCGGGGATGTCGAAGGGCGTACGATTCGTTTCGGCGAGTGCCGAGACGTAATACATGAGGAAGGTCACCGCAAAAAACGGGAGGAAGATCAGATAGGTCCACGACCCGTCGATCACCGTGCCGCTCGTGAGTGTGACGGCGTGTTTGGGTCCGCCGAAGATGAACCAATTCCAGAACGGTCCCGACTGCGCGAGCACGATGTCCTGCATGTTCAGCGACCCGACCACGAGCACCACGATGAGCAGCGACATGGCCGCTGGCACCTCGTAGCTCACGATCTGCGCGACCGAGCGCATGGCGCCGTACAGCGAGTACTTGTTGTTCGACGACCAGCCGGCCATCATGAGGGCGACAACACCGATCGAGCCGACGGCAAACACGTAGAAGAGTCCGATGTCGAGATTCGCGCCGATGTACATGCTCGAGAACGGGATCGCGGCGAAGGCGGCGTAGGAACCCATAAACGCGAGGAACGGCGCGAGCGTGAAGAGGAAGGTGTCGGCCTGCCGCGGCGTGATGTCCTCCTTCTGCAGGAGTTTCACCACGTCGGCGATGGGCTGGAACACGCCGTAGGGTCCGGTGCGCATGGGTCCGAGACGATCCTGCATCCACGCCGAGATTTTCAGTTCTCCGAGCATCGCGAGGAGCGCGTACGAGAACACGAAAACCAGCGGCAACGCGCAATAGATCAGCATCGTCACGAGGTTGTCGCCGAGGAGATTCGTAAGGAAGGATTCCATGGACGTCAGAGGTAGGAGGTTCGTCGGATGTGTCTCAACGGTCGATTTCGCCGAGGACGATATCGATGCTTCCAAGAATTGCGACAAGATCCGCAATCAGGTGGCCGCGAGAGATTTCATCGATCACGCTCAGATTCACGAATCCGGGAGCGCGGCATTTGCAGCGGAACGGATTGCCGGTCCCGTCGCTCACAACGTAGTACCCGAGTTCGCCGCGGGGATTCTCGACACGCGCGTATGCTTCGGCGCCCTTGGGAGGCCGCACACGTTTCGGAATCGCCGAGGCCACATCGCCCGCGGGCAGTCCGGCAATCGCCTGCTCGATGATGTTGCAGCTCTCGATCATCTCGTGCATACGCACGATGTTGCGGTCCCAACAGTCGCCCAGCGTGCCCGCCTCGCCCTTGCCCACGATCACGTTCCATTCGAAACGGTCGTAGATGGAGTACGGATCGTCGCGGCGCAGATCCCAGTTCACGCCGGAACCGCGCAGCATGGGGCCGGAACACGCGTACGACAGCGCCACGTCGGCCGGCAGCACACCCACATTCGCGAGGCGCTCGACAAAGATCTTGTTGAGAATGAGAAGGTCCATCACTTCCTTCACCGTCGTGCGTATCTGCGCGACTATGTCGAGCACTTCCTTCTCGAAGCCGGCATGTACGTCGTGCGAGAGGCCGCCGACCCAGAAGTAGTTGTACAGGAGCCGCGCGCCGCAGGTCTTCTCGAAGATGTCGAGGATGTACTCGCGGTCGCGGAAGAGGAAGAGGAAGGGCGTGAAGGCGCCGATGTCGAGGCCGTACGTGCCGACGGCCACAAGATGCGACGCGATGCGCTGCAGCTCGGCCATGATCACACGGATGTACTCGACACGATCCGGCAACTCGATGCCCAGCATCCGCTCGACCGCGAGCACGTACCCGTGGTTGTTGTTCATGGACGCGAGGTAGTCGAGGCGGTCCGTGTACGGAATCACCTGCGGATAGGTCATGGCCTCGGCGTGTTTCTCGAAACAACGGTGAAGGTAGCCGAGATGCGGGATGACCTTGACGACGATTTCTCCATCCAGAACGAGTTCGAGACGGAGCACACCGTGCGTGGACGGATGCTGCGGGCCCATGTTGAGGACCAGCTCATCGGTACGCAGTCTGCCGGATTCGATGTGTTCGGCGATTGATTCTTTCAGATCGTGCATTGTCTTTGCGGATGGGGTCTCAGTACGGGACTTTCATGCCGTTGTAATACTCGGGCACCTCGTAATCCTTGCGCAGCGGATGGCCTTCCCAGTCGTCGGGAAGAAGGATGCGGCGCAGATCGCGATGCCCTTCGAAGGTGATGCCGATGAGATCGTAGGCCTCGCGCTCGTGCCAGTCGGCGGTGCGCCAGACCTTCTCCACCGTCGGCACGGAGGGTGTTTCCTTCGGCACGAGCACCTTGACGGTCAGGGTGTGTTTGTGCGGGGTGGAACCGAGATGGTACACGACGCCGAGTGTGCCGTCGCCGTAGTCCATGCCCGTCAGGCACATGAGCGTGTCGAAGGCGTACGCGGCATGGTCGCGGAGCTGCAGGCACACGTCGCGGATCCCCGCGGCGGGCACGATGACACACGGCACCGCGGCATCGAAGGTCAAAGCCAGTTCGGGAAAGGTGGCCGTGAGTTCGTCGAAAATTGTCTGAGGCGTGAGAGACATGGAGTTGATCCCGTTGTTCGTCAGTTCTACGGTCAAGCGGCGGGTTGCGCGGGTTTTTTCACAAGCGAGAAGTCGCGCACCTTTTCCTGCAGGCGCATCCAGCCCTCGAGCAGGGCCTCGGGACGCGGGGGACAGCCGGGCACGTACACGTCCACCGGTACGACACGATCGACACCCTTGAGCACATGGTAGCCGTGCTCCCAGTACGGACCGCCGCAGTTGGAACAACTTCCCATCGACACGACATACCGCGGCTCGGCCATCTGCTCGTACAGGCGTTTCAGGCGTGTGGCCATTTTGAGAGTCACCGTGCCGGCAACAATCATCACGTCGCACTGGCGCGGACTCGGCCGCGGAATGACGCCGAAACGCATGATGTCGTTGTGGGAGGCGCTGGCAGCCATCATCTCGATCGCGCAGCAGGCGAGGCCAAACGACATCTGCCATAACGAGCAGAGCCGGGCCCAGTTCAGTACGCCTTCAGCGGTGGTCAGGACGATGTTGCCGTCATCGAATTGCTGATTCAGTAGTCCCATACACCAGGTGTGATACTGTGAGGAAAAACGGTGGGATCAGGCCTCTGCAGGCACTTCGACCTGCTTCGGAGCAACGGGAGGAACGGGGCGGACGGGTTGTGTGTCGACGATATCCTGCATGCGCGGGATATGCGGCTGCGGGCGGACCCACTCGAGATCGCCCTTCGCCCACAGATAAAAATCCGCGAGGAAAAGGATCACGATGAAGATGGCTCCGGACACATACGCGTACATCCCCATCTTCTCGAACACGACAGCCCAGGGGAAGAGCACGACGAGTTCGACATCGAACAGGATAAAAATGAGCGCGACCACGTAGAAGCGGATGTTGAATTTCACCCACGGTGAACCGATGGGATCTTCGCCGCATTCGTACGCGAGCAGCTTCTCCTTCGTCCGGTTGCGCGGGGCGATCAGACGCACCGCAATGAGCGCGCCGCCGACGATGGCGACGCCGAGAAGGAAGAAAATGAAAACTTTACCGAATTCTGTAAGCATGGTGGGCACCCGAGGATCAGGTGAGATAGGGTGAAAACAAGGTAGCAGGAACTCGCCGGAAAACCAAACCGGACATCCGTGTCGGATACCGGCGGCGGGTCAGATTCTGCCGAATACTTCTTCTTCGGAGGAGAGGGGCTGCAGCCCGTTGAAGGGGGGATATTCGTCGACGAGCAGCATGGAGTACGCGGTGAGGCGGGACGACCAGATGAAGTAGCGCGAAATGAGGCCCCAGAAACCATCGGGGATGCGGCCGATGAACAGCACAACCCAGAAGAGGACCATGTACACAAAACCGATGACGAGTCCGTATCCGATCGCAAAAAACACCTGCGGGAGCAGGAGGAGGAAACGGAATAACGCGTACAGGCGCGACGACCGCTCAGGCCGTTCCAATTGCACCTTGACGGGATACCCGTTGTCAGGCTTGCCGTTGAAAGAGGGATACACGTCCGTCAACAGCGACGAGTACGCGTTGATCTGCATGTTGAAGCGGAAATACCGCTCGCAGAATTCCCATAACGTCTGCGGATACGATCCGAGGATCAGTACGGCCCAGAAGGAAATGACACCGACCATCTGCGCGACAAACCCGTACAACGCGCCCCAGAACACCACGGGGATCATCATGAACGGCCTGAATATCAGGATGAGCCGCGAGGATTTTTCTGGCCTGGGAAGCAGAAAGATAACCGGGTAGCGACGTGTGCTCATACGTTGTACCGCCAGTCTGAAGGATGGGAAAGGGATGGATTCACCGGTGCAGAGGTCTCGTGTGTTGCGCGCAGCGGCACAACTTCCGTGAAACGATTGTATTTTGCCGCGGACCGGAGTAAGTTCTCCCGCTCGTACACGAGGTGCTCACGCAATATATGAAAAAGATCGAAGCAATCATCCGCCCCTTCAAACTCGATGACGTTCGCGACGGCCTGCAGGATATCGGCATACGCGGAATGACGATCTCGGAAGTCAAGGGTTTCGGCCGGCAGAAAGGCCATACCGAAACGTTCCGCGGCGCGGAATACCATATCGACACACTTCCGAAAATCAAGATCGAAGTTGTCGTCGCGGATCACCTCGTCGAAGCGGCCGTCGATGTCGTCATAAAATTCGCGCGCACGGGACAGGTTGGTGACGGCAAAATTTTTGTCATCCCCGTCGAGGAAGTTGTCCGGATTCGCACAGAAGAATCCGGCGAAGCCGCGCTGTAATTTCTGCTCCGCGGTAAGCTACGCGGTCGCCTGGATGTGCACGAAGGAATCCGGCGAAGCCGCTCTGCAGCTTTTCCTCCCCCGTTTTCGGAGCCGCACCATTCAACACGCCATATTTCCGCCGCGGTACACGCAGCAGGAAATCGCCAACTATTTCCTTTTTCCACCCGATGAAAAGGACAGCCCGGGGTACAGAGCGTGCAAAATCCTCGAATTCAGCGTGTATACAACAAAAAAGCCAACCGAAGCTGAGGAGGGCGTGCCGCGGTTGGCTTTTGGAAACAGTGAATGCGGGTGCAATATACAGCCCCCTTTTTCTTAAAGCAAGAGTTAATGAAAAAATTCTAAGTTGTTTCGTATCAACGAGGAATCATCCTGTGGCAGCACGTAAAGCAGACTTGATAAGGTCGCCGGTGTTGGGAGAAGCCCCGAGCGCCGGGTCTTGAAGCGCTTTCGACAGCGCTTTTTCGGCTACAGGCCGGGCATATCCGAGTGAAAGCAGTGCTAAAAGGGCCTCATCGCGCGGTGAAGCGGCGGCGGGAACCGTGACGGATCCCGCAGGACCCTTCGCAAATACGTCGCGCAATTCGAGAATCATGCGTTCGGCCGTTTTTTTTCCTACGCCCGGGATGCGCGTCAGTGCGCCGACATTGCCTTCGAGCACAAAACCGCGCAATTCCGCCGCGCCCGAGCGCGAGAGGATGTTCATGGCGATACGCACGCCGATGCCGGAGATGTTCTGCAGTTGACGGAACATCGCGCGTTCCTCCTCGTGCAGGAATCCGAAAAGCGCCATGGCGTCCTCGC
The sequence above is a segment of the Ignavibacteriota bacterium genome. Coding sequences within it:
- a CDS encoding NADH-quinone oxidoreductase subunit J, with the translated sequence MADILFYVFAAITVCSAMVVAFARNVIYAAFALLFTFLGVAGLYVFLQADFLAVAQVMVYIGGILILIIFGVMLTNRVTNVDVTSGTLHTLPATIIAGVLLGTLVLLVTRATWIDAGVLPDVQGTTAAIGERLMSTYLLPFEIIGILLLVTIMGAAMIARADSSKKESA
- a CDS encoding NADH-quinone oxidoreductase subunit I — encoded protein: MSGYLQDIKDGIWTVLVGMRITWSHLFTKKVTIQYPNVKRELPDRVRNRLYVNMDDCIGCDQCAKACPVNCIAIETIKALPTDDLGATSTGNKKRLWVSRFDIDIAKCCYCGLCVYPCPTECIKMTDVFEFSEYNRNDLVYRFSTMTAAEVAEKQSAADIYQAEQDAKKAAAAEAKKKEAAAAAAAAAAAPPAPPATDSNAPA
- a CDS encoding NADH-quinone oxidoreductase subunit H, translating into MESFLTNLLGDNLVTMLIYCALPLVFVFSYALLAMLGELKISAWMQDRLGPMRTGPYGVFQPIADVVKLLQKEDITPRQADTFLFTLAPFLAFMGSYAAFAAIPFSSMYIGANLDIGLFYVFAVGSIGVVALMMAGWSSNNKYSLYGAMRSVAQIVSYEVPAAMSLLIVVLVVGSLNMQDIVLAQSGPFWNWFIFGGPKHAVTLTSGTVIDGSWTYLIFLPFFAVTFLMYYVSALAETNRTPFDIPEAESELVSGYHTEYSSMKFAMFYMAEYSNMFLVSAIAAIVFLGGWQTPYGTTIGELVGVPWLGALEQFGWLAFKGMFLVFVMIWLRWTLPRLRVDQLMYMCWKVLIPFSFGIALIVGFLVMIV
- a CDS encoding NADH-quinone oxidoreductase subunit D; protein product: MHDLKESIAEHIESGRLRTDELVLNMGPQHPSTHGVLRLELVLDGEIVVKVIPHLGYLHRCFEKHAEAMTYPQVIPYTDRLDYLASMNNNHGYVLAVERMLGIELPDRVEYIRVIMAELQRIASHLVAVGTYGLDIGAFTPFLFLFRDREYILDIFEKTCGARLLYNYFWVGGLSHDVHAGFEKEVLDIVAQIRTTVKEVMDLLILNKIFVERLANVGVLPADVALSYACSGPMLRGSGVNWDLRRDDPYSIYDRFEWNVIVGKGEAGTLGDCWDRNIVRMHEMIESCNIIEQAIAGLPAGDVASAIPKRVRPPKGAEAYARVENPRGELGYYVVSDGTGNPFRCKCRAPGFVNLSVIDEISRGHLIADLVAILGSIDIVLGEIDR
- a CDS encoding NADH-quinone oxidoreductase subunit C, with product MSLTPQTIFDELTATFPELALTFDAAVPCVIVPAAGIRDVCLQLRDHAAYAFDTLMCLTGMDYGDGTLGVVYHLGSTPHKHTLTVKVLVPKETPSVPTVEKVWRTADWHEREAYDLIGITFEGHRDLRRILLPDDWEGHPLRKDYEVPEYYNGMKVPY
- the nuoB gene encoding NADH-quinone oxidoreductase subunit NuoB, producing the protein MGLLNQQFDDGNIVLTTAEGVLNWARLCSLWQMSFGLACCAIEMMAASASHNDIMRFGVIPRPSPRQCDVMIVAGTVTLKMATRLKRLYEQMAEPRYVVSMGSCSNCGGPYWEHGYHVLKGVDRVVPVDVYVPGCPPRPEALLEGWMRLQEKVRDFSLVKKPAQPAA
- the ndhC gene encoding NADH-quinone oxidoreductase subunit A, producing the protein MPTMLTEFGKVFIFFLLGVAIVGGALIAVRLIAPRNRTKEKLLAYECGEDPIGSPWVKFNIRFYVVALIFILFDVELVVLFPWAVVFEKMGMYAYVSGAIFIVILFLADFYLWAKGDLEWVRPQPHIPRMQDIVDTQPVRPVPPVAPKQVEVPAEA
- a CDS encoding DUF4389 domain-containing protein produces the protein MSTRRYPVIFLLPRPEKSSRLILIFRPFMMIPVVFWGALYGFVAQMVGVISFWAVLILGSYPQTLWEFCERYFRFNMQINAYSSLLTDVYPSFNGKPDNGYPVKVQLERPERSSRLYALFRFLLLLPQVFFAIGYGLVIGFVYMVLFWVVLFIGRIPDGFWGLISRYFIWSSRLTAYSMLLVDEYPPFNGLQPLSSEEEVFGRI